Below is a window of Rhodopseudomonas sp. P2A-2r DNA.
GATCCAGTCCGGCAGCGGCCTCGCGCTTGAGGGCGTCGGCGCCATCGCGAGTTCCAGCAAGGTAATCGCGAACGGCGCCTTCGATGTCTCGGGTATCACTGCGGCCGGCACCAGTATCCAGAGTCTGGCGGGAAGCGGCACCGTGGCGCTGGGCGCCAAGAACCTGACGCTGACCAACGCGAACGACCTGTTTTCCGGCGTGATCTCCGGCACCGGCGGGCTGACGCTTAGCGGCGGCAAGCAGACCCTGTCAGGCGTCAACACCTACACCGGCGGCACCACGGTGAGCGGCGGCGCGCTCGCCGTTAACGGCAGCGTGTGCGGCGCCATGACCGTTCTGGCCGGCGGCACGCTGCAAGGCACCGGCACGGTGTGCGACACGTCGAATGCCGGCATTGTGGCGCCCGGCAATTCCATCGGCACGCTCACCGTCGCCGGCAACTACACCGGCAACGGCGGAACGCTGCAGATCGAGACGGTGCTGGGCGGCGACGCTTCGCCGACCGACCGGCTTGTCGTCACCGGCAACACGGCGGGCAGCACCAATGTGCGGGTCACCAACCTCGGCGGCACCGGCGCGCAGACTGTCGAAGGCATCAAGATCGTCGACGTCGGCGGCGCCTCCAACGGGGCGTTCGCGCTGCTCGGTGATTACGTGATCCGGGGCCAGCAGGCGGTGGTCGCCGGTGCCTATGGCTATACGCTGCAGAAGAACGGCGTCAGCACGCCAACCGACGGCGACTGGTATCTGCGCTCCAGCCTGATCAATCCGCCTTCGGCGCCCGGTTCGGCACCGGCGGCGCCTGCGGGGCCGCTCTACCAGCCCGGCGTTCCGCTTTACGAAAACTATGCGCAGGTGCTGCTGGGCATGAATGAACTGCCGACGATGCAGCAGCGCGTCGGCAACCGCTATTGGGGTGGCAGCGATGCCATGGCGCGGATCGGCGAGGCGCCGGCGCCAGGCGCAGCACCGGCCGCGTCGACGGCGTTCTGGGGCCGTATCGAAGGCGGCCAATCGAATCTGCAGCCGTCCAGTACGACGGGCGCAACCTATCGGGCCGACCAGCTGAAGGTGCAGACCGGCCTCGACGGTCTGCTGATGGAGACCGAGCGCGGCCGGTTGATCGTCGGACTCACCGGGCAATATGGCCTGACGACCGCCAACGTCGCATCGGTCTCCGGTGATGGCCGGATCCGCGTCGAAGGCTCCGGTGTCGGCGGCACGCTGACCTGGTTCGGCGACAACGGCTTTTATGTCGACGGCCAGGCGCAATCGATGTTCTACCGCAGCGATCTGTCCTCGGTGCTGACCGGAATCATGGCGCGCGGCAACGAAGGCGTCGGCTATGCGTTCAGCGCCGAAGCCGGCAAGCGATACGCCGTCGGCAACGGCTGGTCGCTGACACCGCAGGCGCAACTATCCTATTCGAAGGCAGAGTTCGACGGCTTCACCGACCGGTTCGGCGCGACGGTGTCGCTGCGCAGCGGCGACAGCCTGCTCGGTCGCGCCGGACTTGCGCTCAACCACCAGAAGACCTGGAACGACGGCGCGGGCATCGTATGCTCGGATATTTACGGCATCGGCAATCTGCGCTACGAGTTTCTTGACGGCACCAACGTCGATGTTGCCGGCACCGGCCTGGCCAGCGCGCAAGACCGGCTGTGGGGCAGCATCGGCGGTGGCGGTACCTACAGCTGGGCCGATGGCCGCTATGCCGTGTTCGGCGAAGTGTCCTACAATGCGAGCCTGAACGACAGCGCGAACAGCCACAGCTATAAGGGCAACGGTGGCTTCCGCGTCACGTGGTGACTTCGCGCCGACCTGAAGAACGGTGCAGCTCACGCGGCAATACATGCATGACCCATTCTCCGCGCGAGTACGCCGGCATCAATTGCCATCTGAGATGAGTTCCCTAATGGGTCATTCGCGTCGATTTGGCAATGTATCGATGACTTCCGCCTTATCCCAATAACCAGACATTCCCACGGCCGGTTGGCACTTCGCAAAAGTGCAATGAACAGACAAGGTAGAAATAAGCTCAGAACAGAACGAGTGATACCCCAGCACCAAGTTAGCTACTGACCTTCTGCATATGCGGT
It encodes the following:
- a CDS encoding autotransporter outer membrane beta-barrel domain-containing protein, whose product is MTGPGSLWNITGGNFFVGFLGVGTLNIQNGAKVTVGSSTTLGSGAASSGTLNVSGGGTLQTQSLRGGTGTVQASFDDGILRATASNATFINGFSGTKLDILAGGVTIDTNSFTVGTDATSAFTGTGGLTVTGGGTFNLLASSSYSGATSIQSGSGLALEGVGAIASSSKVIANGAFDVSGITAAGTSIQSLAGSGTVALGAKNLTLTNANDLFSGVISGTGGLTLSGGKQTLSGVNTYTGGTTVSGGALAVNGSVCGAMTVLAGGTLQGTGTVCDTSNAGIVAPGNSIGTLTVAGNYTGNGGTLQIETVLGGDASPTDRLVVTGNTAGSTNVRVTNLGGTGAQTVEGIKIVDVGGASNGAFALLGDYVIRGQQAVVAGAYGYTLQKNGVSTPTDGDWYLRSSLINPPSAPGSAPAAPAGPLYQPGVPLYENYAQVLLGMNELPTMQQRVGNRYWGGSDAMARIGEAPAPGAAPAASTAFWGRIEGGQSNLQPSSTTGATYRADQLKVQTGLDGLLMETERGRLIVGLTGQYGLTTANVASVSGDGRIRVEGSGVGGTLTWFGDNGFYVDGQAQSMFYRSDLSSVLTGIMARGNEGVGYAFSAEAGKRYAVGNGWSLTPQAQLSYSKAEFDGFTDRFGATVSLRSGDSLLGRAGLALNHQKTWNDGAGIVCSDIYGIGNLRYEFLDGTNVDVAGTGLASAQDRLWGSIGGGGTYSWADGRYAVFGEVSYNASLNDSANSHSYKGNGGFRVTW